AAATATGTTTGAGGATCACATTTGGCTTAGAGATTGTGATTAGATAAACAAATGATAAGCCAACTATTTTAGATACACTTGCATTACTATTTTAGATACACTTGCATTACATTAGTTCATTGTCCACAGGTGTCTGTAGAATGTATGTAGTTGTTTAAAAAactggcatttatttatttattttttgttctagGATCTAGAGAGCAGCTACTACCGAGACTACTTAAAGAAGATCctcaaaaaaaagaagctatCTAAAGCCAGGTCAGATGGTGTGAATTGTGCTGTGGTTAATCTAAAAATGCTCCACAAAGTGAGAATAATGAGACCTGCCCATCAAAAGTTTTTCTGTTCATTGACCTTTTTGATCAAAAGCTATTTATACACtacaaataatatgtaaataaaatacaggAATGCAACTTATGCCCTAATGATAGTAATTAAAAAGAGTGACATATTTCCTACAGTAAGAGtatgaaaacacatgaaaaatattcaGTAGGTAGTGATCGGTAGGGCTCACTGAAGCTTCACAATCTTAAATGTGAAATTTCCTAATCTGCCTGTGATGACTTCATTCCATGCAAAGATCCCTTATGCAAAGCTGCAGTGAGTGATAAGAAAGGTCAGTGGAAATAGTCATAGGGTTTACATTGAGCCAGGTGAGCAGTTGTTTCCTGTTCTGTGGAAAGTcctatttaatactgtaaagGCAGACCACATGCTACAAAGGTCTCTCTATTGCCCAATACACATAAAAGGTCTCCCTATTACCTAACAGAGATTAATCAAACAGCTAGCAAAGTGATTTGTGCCTGTGCCACCAAATTTGACtaatctgtgtgtttttatccTTTCTTATTAAAGCAGTTCTAAACCCAAGATGTCTGAAATAATCTCTCATACTCTCAAGTCTTACATTTACATACCTGATGAAGGTAATTAACTgtgagttatatatatattagtgttgcGTAGTGATGTCAGGTTATTTTTGAGTGATTTTTCTGCTGTATCAGTTTTCAGGTTTCCACTAAAGATAGCCATCTCTCTAGTTGTGGAAATCATTGCTCTCtatcaggtgtgtgtatttgcatcacccatgtgaaaacattttgagtGATTATCGTTGGACCTCTGCATGCATGCTGATCTGCCACTTGCCCATGCCCTCACAGATAGCCCTCTTAATGGTAACTGGACTAGTGCCCACTCTTCAAAAGGCCCGAAGTGGGGTGGATGAAGACATCACCTTCCTCCTGGCAGGATTTAACATTATTCTGTCACAAGATCGTAAAGAAGTGGTCAAGATAGTGGTGTACTACATGTGGTGCATTGAGGGTGAGTCCAGTCTTCTTTCCCTCAGCAAGTGAAAGCACCAAACAGCTGTTTCTGGAAGCAGGCCCATTTTCCATATCGTCTGTTTGGAAGCTGTAATGGTTGTAAAGGTTCAAAAGGTTCCAAAAGTAAAAATGTCCTTGATTTGTATCACCTAGGTATATTCACTATTTAATTACACCTGCTGGTGTGAGTTTATTAGAAAAGCTCAGCAGCTGGAACCAAATGGCAAGTGGAGATATCTTGAATGTAGGTAATATGTAAAAGTATTTCTCTGCATCAAAGATTTCTGTAATCTTATTTTTAGTAATTCAGCCTATTAAGAAATCAAGAAAAATCAACTTTAAAATGTGGTAAATGTTTGAAAGAATCAAAGTTGTTTCAGtgcattaatatttttactttaaaattaatGCAAATGAAGATATTAGTAAAATGTTTACCTGTAAAATATACTGCCTGGCCAGtctttcagaagggtcaaattattggcatgcatcaagcagagaaaacatctaaggagattgctgaaactactaaaatcgggttaagaactgtccaacgaattataaaaagtggaaggacagtggggaaacatcatcttcgaggaaggaatgtggttgaaaaaaaaaaatttgaatgattgtgatcagcgatcacttaagcgtgtggtgaaatcaagtcgtagaaaaacagtagaactcagggatatgtttaatagtgaaagtaagagcatttccacacacaatgtgaagggaactcaagggattgggactaaacagctgtgtagccttaataaaaccacttgtcagtgagactaactggcaaaaacggcttcaatttgctaggaagcataaagattggactctggagcaatggaagaaggtcatgtggtctgatgagttcagatttaccctgttccagagtggtGGGCGCATcagagtaagaagagaggcggctgaagtgatgcacccatcctgcctagtgcctaccgtacaagcctgtgggggcagtgctatgatctggggttgctgcagttggtcaagTCTAGGCTCAGCAATGTTATgggcccaaagaatgaggtcagctgactacctgaatatactgaacactcaggttattccatcaatggattttttcttccctgatggcacaggcatattccaagatgtcagtgccaggattcattgggctcaaactgtgaaagagtggttgagggagcatgagacatcattttcacacatgaattGGCCACCAcggagtccagacctgaaccccattgagaatctttgggatgtgctggagaagactttgcacagtggtccaattctcccatcatcaatcttgggggggaaaaattaatacaactctggacagaaataaatgctgtgacattgcagaagcttgtggaaatgatacAACtgcgaatgcatgccgtaatcaaagctaaaggcagtccaactaaatattagtgtgtgacctttttttttttggccaggtagtgtaTATATTTAGTTATACGTTGAACAATGTTACAatagttttaaataattttagaatGAAAAATTATTAGATATACTGCAtacattaaagacattttcaaTTGATgagatgtttgctttttttttttttgctatgcaTTTTCCTAACCTGAACTCTCCACCTCTGCTCAGAAGTGGCCCTGTCATGTCTGTAATGCCATTTCAGCAGGTCTTGGTGTTTTAAGTTTGGCTTCTTCTTTACATAAATTGTAGACCTGAAATAAATTCTCAAAAACATGTTAACTGTGTATCTGAGAAGTCATTCAGGATGTCAGGATACATTCTTATCGAAGTAAACAGACAGCACAGAAGACTGTGTGCTCCATGAAGGCAGCTGCCTGAATCTAATCATATTAAGCTTCCTGCAaattgcaggaaaaaaaaatgcccagAGGCCTGTAATGGATCCTGTGCTGAGTGTATTGGATCCACCGTCACTCTGCTTTATGCGTGTGCAAATCTATACTAACTACAGCAACCATGaataagtgcacacacacacacacacagggcaataaTAATGGAGTCAGCAGAGCCAACTGCTGGACTGTAGCAGAGGTTTTTTGCTAATGAACAAATACTGAAAAGTGCTGATTttggtatgtgcatgtgtgtgggccTATGAGGTCAATCTGTATGGTGTatctataaaatgtaatgtgcctgttttttttttccactttccagTGTGCTATGTTTCAGCGGTGACCCTGTCTTGTTTGGTCAATCTGGTTATGTTTATGAGGTCCATGGTGCTACACAGGTAAAGGTATATAGCTGATTTTGGAATTCAATACAATCtcctggttttattttttatttaaccctattttttattatttattcccTTTTACAGACTAAAAACACCTACTTATGCTTTCTCAGTCACTCTCTCCTTCatagtcaccccccccccccccaataatgAGAATAATAGCAGTGGGCATCGTTTTCATAATGATAAGTTACAGCAAATGGAAGTGGGCATTATCTGTCCCTAATGAAAATGGGTAATTATACCAAATAATACCAGACTGAAAATaatggctttttaaatttttattttttttaatttagcatGGCAGTTTAATTTAATGGTACGAAATCCAATTGCATTACCTGTTTTAGGGGTGTACTCATTATATTCTTTGTCTTATATATTATACCTCTTTAAACTCACAAAATGGCACTTGTTTGACTGCAGGTCTAATCTAAGGGGTCTGTACCGAGGGGAAACCTACAATGTGTACAACTACCAGAGGAACATCAGGCCATCCCGTCCTGCCCTGGTCTGCTGGACAGGCTACACCAGCTACCAGGCTGCTTTCATTTGTCTCGGTACATTAAACTCTGGACACTCTGCTGGACACTAAAGGGCGCTCTCACCCATGTTCATTCTTCTACCTGGTCTTTTTCTGAGAAGGGGATTTTTGTAGATTTGTTTatcattgaaaaaaaattaataatgcttTGCATTTCTATAACTTTTTCTAAAATTTCTGCTTAGAAAGGAAGGTGGTGTGTCACACAGTAGAATATTCTTTATTATAAGCATATGTTGTCCTTATAATAAAGATTATGCGTAACACATtttatgtgtaatgtttttaaacGTGTGTGCACACTCCTGTTTatcactgtttctgtttccttccACATGAAGGCACTATCATTCAGACTCTGGTGTTCTTCATCTGCcttgtgtttgctgtgttccTTGTCATCATTCCCATCTTCTATGGAAAGAACCTTGTGCTCTTCCACTTCATTGGCAGGATGTGGTGAGTGGACATGGACTTCACTGAGGATGATGGCAATTATAATgcctcatggtagtgctcaGTGACCATGAGCTAGAGTCTGCCCTGCCCTCCCTATGACTCCAGGGTCATGACACTATCCCCAAGAGCACTACACAAAAGCATTATGACAACAGTCTCTATACCTAGTCCCTAGACTCCTTACAGCATTTACATAAGTGTCATCTAACTCTTATTCCAGGCCCTTCTGGCTGCTGCTGTTCTTGGCTGTGCTCATCCAGCATCTAATGTCCAGGTTCTGGTTCATTCAAAAAGAAGCTGGGACACGAGACCTAGCTAACAGGTACAGCGCTTTATTCACAGGCTGACATAAGTTTCAACCTGAAATTGTATTCTCAGCCCATGAAACAAGTTTTATAACCATTTTAGACTTTACTTATCTTGTGGCCATGTTAATTTTGCTCACTTAgtgtggaaatgtttttgttgctggCCTTCAGGGGTAGCCTGTTCCTTCTGACTTACCTGCTGTTTCCAACCAATGTCCTGGTGGGGGTGCTGTTGAGCATCTGGAGGCTAGTAATCACGGCTCTGTTCAACATCATCCACTTGGGCCGCATGGACATCAGCCTCCTGAACCGCAGTGTGGAGGCTTTTGACCCAGGTTGGTCACAGtagcagaaagagaaaatattgtatattataaTGGGTATAGTATAGGACAGTTTACCAGACCTAGGTTACATCCAAGTTGtggatgaaaaaaataaatcacaatttAATTTACCATTGGCAGTGGAATTTAGTTCAAGACTAGGCTTAATAAATGCAGCATATATTTCTCAGAAGATCATGTGGCAGAATAGTGGTATTTCCCTCATATTTGGCACCTGTAAAAGTTGAATGAATTTTCAATCTGTAATATGTACCACTGTGATTACTATATAATCTCTTAAAGTGACTTGCGATGAATGCTGTGGACCACTGGGAAACAGGTCTAATGCAAGTGCAGGCAGAAGTGCCATTTCACACAATAGCACATGATGGTCAGCAGATTATGTTTCTCTAATTCAGCCATCCCCCATGGTGTGAATCCACAGGCTACCGTTGCTATGCTCATTACCTGAAGATTGAGGTTAGCCAGTCTCACCCAGTGATGAAGGCCTTCTGTGGGTTGCTGCTGCAGTCTCAGAGGCAGGACCAATCATCCGGACAGGAGGCGCGGGATGCTGAGGAAGGTGGGTGCCTCGGTTTGCCTGTGTGCCCGTTCCATAAAGCAGTGCACAGCATGGCCGTCTGGTCTTTAATTACCCTGAAGTTATTATTACAGGCATTAGGGAGTGCTGATTCTGAAgcagtttgttttttacaacagcGTGATTAAATCCCTGTACAAGAGGGATAAAGTCTGATCCCAGGCCAGCTCTCATATTCCAGTTTGTGTTATGACTGTAGGCCCAATGTAACTGTTAATAGACAATGTTAATTAATCCATTGTAAATTAATGTTAGCCAGGTGTGTCAGTGATGCTGTATGTCTGTGAGTTTGATTTCTCCAGGGCCAACCAGGCTGCAAATGCAGGCAGTTGGCCAGCCTTGAGTAGAACATAATTGATTCATCACACTCTCTTGCACGCAGCAGGCGCACATATCTGTCCTGATTAAATTTGTCAGTCTAAATTGGGCCCTAATGTGCAATGAGTCTTTCAGGTCTTACTCTTGCCCTGTATTAGACCTGTGACAGACAAAGCAGCACAGTTCATAGCACCAAATGTCTTATGCCCAGTACAAGCTGGTGACTGGGGATTTATCAGCCTTTCAAAGCCCTTTTCTTCGTAGAATCGTTATATGACATAAGATGAGAAATTTTTACCTCTGTGGAAATCAGTCATGGGGACAGAGTGTACCAACAGTTATTTTCTGAAGGAGTTAAAAAATGGCCAGTAAATGCAGATGTTAAACACGAGACAGCTGACACAGCATTGATGTCTGTGTATTAATGTGCATTAATCATTCTTTCAATTTTCAGCCAAAAACTGATTGCTCTGTGCCATGTCCTAGCATCCCAAGTTGGGAATATACGTTGGGCATGTTTG
This region of Electrophorus electricus isolate fEleEle1 chromosome 2, fEleEle1.pri, whole genome shotgun sequence genomic DNA includes:
- the stra6 gene encoding receptor for retinol uptake stra6; translation: MTEEVGIDYYDYSEWQDNDLPTKPSTEIILPCDPTADDGLYHICITAISLVIMLILALLARQQKLGGSLQGVSGLLSPVNFLDHTQHKGLSVAVFGVLFCKLVKLVMAPNPLPFIKDIQNREYWLILALFYYPALYYPLLACGTFHNKVGYVLGSLLSWTHFGVLVWQKVDCPKTPQIYIYYALLSSLPQIACLAFLSFQYPLLLFKGLKGTEKNNSSEDLESSYYRDYLKKILKKKKLSKASSSKPKMSEIISHTLKSYIYIPDEVFRFPLKIAISLVVEIIALYQIALLMVTGLVPTLQKARSGVDEDITFLLAGFNIILSQDRKEVVKIVVYYMWCIEVCYVSAVTLSCLVNLVMFMRSMVLHRSNLRGLYRGETYNVYNYQRNIRPSRPALVCWTGYTSYQAAFICLGTIIQTLVFFICLVFAVFLVIIPIFYGKNLVLFHFIGRMWPFWLLLFLAVLIQHLMSRFWFIQKEAGTRDLANRGSLFLLTYLLFPTNVLVGVLLSIWRLVITALFNIIHLGRMDISLLNRSVEAFDPGYRCYAHYLKIEVSQSHPVMKAFCGLLLQSQRQDQSSGQEARDAEEGIHLVSQDKKRSKVSSAKLARGHWHLLYTLVNNPSLVGSRKHFQRQSSESFINGTLKHCSKGSSKKVSGTTEAREGSGRAQTKD